One Camelina sativa cultivar DH55 chromosome 3, Cs, whole genome shotgun sequence genomic window carries:
- the LOC104778505 gene encoding DNA-directed RNA polymerase III subunit RPC8-like, which produces MFYLSELEHSLRVPPHLLNLPLEDAIKSVLQNLFLDKVLADLGLCVSVYDIKSVEGGFVLPGDGAATYKVVFRIVVFRPFVGEVIAAKFKESDANGLRLTLGFFEDIYVPAPLIPVPNRCEPDPDIFSFSYYYLFLFDTLRSCLLKKGKSCKTFCVEWSCISL; this is translated from the exons atgTTCTATCTAAGTGAGCTCGAACATTCACTAAGAGTGCCTCCGCATCTACTTAACCTCCCACTCGAAGATGCCATTAAGTCAGTGCTTCAGAATCTCTTCTTggacaag GTTTTAGCAGATTTAGGGCTTTGCGTATCTGTTTACGACATTAAATCAGTAGAAGGAGGCTTTGTTTTACCCGGTGATGGTGCTGCCACCTATAAG GTAGTTTTTAGAATTGTTGTCTTTCGTCCATTTGTTGGTGAGGTCATTGCTGCAAAGTTCAAAGAGTCTGACGCCAATGGCTTGCGCT TAACACTTGGATTCTTTGAGGACATCTATGTGCCAGCTCCACTTATACCGGTACCCAACCGCTGTGAGCCTGACCctgatattttttcattttcttattattatctttttctttttgatacaCTGAGATCTTGTCTcctaaaaaaaggaaaaagttgcAAAACATTTTGTGTTGAGTGGTCATGTATTTCTTTATAA
- the LOC104764736 gene encoding phospholipase A1-Igamma1, chloroplastic-like, translating to MATVPSHYLRLPHLINQKTHYSLSLKPHSTRITFPASSWPRAMSKTDEEASISPRLEQENFELTTAEGIRRRDREEAKESKSLKNTWRKIQGEDNWAGLMDPMDPVLRSELIRYGEMAQACYDAFDFDPFSRYCGSCRFTRRHLFESLGILDSGYEVARYLYATSNINLPNFFSKSRWSKVWSKNANWMGYVAVSDDEEATHGRLGRRDIAIAWRGTVTRLEWIADLKDYLKPVSGNGIRCPDPAVKVESGFLDLYTDKDTSCKFSKFSAREQVLTEVKRLVERYGDEEGEDLSITVTGHSLGGALAVLSGYDVAEMGLNRTRKGKVIPVTVFTYGGPRVGNIRFKERIEKLGVKVLRVVNEHDVVAKSPGLFLNERAPHALMKLAGGLPWCYCHVGEKLPLDHQNSPFLKPTVDLSTAHNLEALLHLLDGRQDLSVSKRKR from the exons ATGGCGACCGTTCCCTCCCACTACCTTCGTCTTCCTCATCTTATCAACCAAAAAACCCACTACTCTCTTTCCCTCAAACCACACTCTACTCGTATTACTTTTCCGGCGAGTTCATGGCCGCGGGCAATGTCGAAAACCGACGAGGAGGCTTCTATTTCTCCAAGGCTCGAGCAGGAAAACTTTGAGCTGACGACGGCGGAGGGTATTCGCCGGCGGGACAGAGAAGAAGCTAAAGAATCGAAGAGTTTGAAAAACACGTGGCGGAAAATCCAAGGGGAAGATAATTGGGCCGGGCTAATGGATCCGATGGACCCGGTTCTTAGATCCGAGCTGATCAGGTACGGGGAAATGGCCCAGGCCTGTTACGACGCCTTCGACTTCGATCCTTTCTCAAGGTACTGTGGGAGCTGCAGGTTCACGCGCCGTCACCTGTTCGAATCGCTCGGGATACTCGATTCCGGCTACGAGGTGGCGCGTTATCTCTACGCGACGTCGAACATCAACCTCCCCAACTTCTTCTCGAAATCTAGATGGTCCAAGGTGTGGAGCAAGAACGCCAACTGGATGGGATACGTGGCAGTTTCCGACGACGAAGAAGCCACGCACGGCCGACTCGGACGCCGGGATATCGCGATCGCGTGGAGAGGAACCGTCACGCGGCTCGAGTGGATAGCGGATCTCAAGGATTACCTCAAACCGGTATCCGGAAACGGAATCCGGTGTCCCGACCCGGCCGTTAAAGTCGAATCCGGTTTCCTCGATCTCTACACAGACAAAGACACGTCGTGCAAGTTCTCGAAATTCTCGGCGCGGGAGCAGGTTCTGACGGAAGTGAAGAGGCTGGTGGAGAGGTACGGAGACGAGGAAGGAGAAGATCTGAGCATCACCGTGACGGGACACAGCCTCGGCGGCGCATTGGCGGTGTTAAGCGGGTACGACGTGGCGGAGATGGGACTGAACAGAACTAGGAAAGGAAAAGTGATACCGGTGACGGTGTTCACGTACGGAGGACCGCGAGTCGGGAACATTCGGTTCAAGGAGAGGATCGAGAAACTAGGAGTAAAGGTGCTGAGGGTGGTGAACGAGCACGACGTCGTGGCGAAATCGCCGGGACTGTTCCTGAACGAGCGTGCGCCACACGCGCTAATGAAATTGGCGGGAGGGTTGCCGTGGTGTTACTGCCACGTGGGCGAAAAGCTGCCGTTAGATCATCAGAACTCGCCGTTCCTCAAACCAACCGTTGATCTTTCTACTGCTCATAACTTGGAAGCTCTGCTCCATCTCCTTGACGG gAGACAAGATCTCAGtgtatcaaaaagaaaaagataa
- the LOC104764727 gene encoding prolycopene isomerase, chloroplastic-like, with protein MKKYQGQAHSGWVPDVVSAQTLELFGXNALQTPMINASMVLCDRHYGGINYPVGGVGGIAKSLAEGLVDHGSDILYKANVKSIILDDGKAVGVRLADGREFFAKTIISNATRWDTFGKLLKGEKLPKEEENFQKVYVKAPSFLSIHMGVKAEVLPPDTDCHHFVLEDNWKNLEEPYGSIFLSIPTILDPSLAPDGRHILHIFTTSSIEDWEGLPPKEYEAKKEEVAAEIIQRLEKKLFPGLSSSITFKEVGTPRTHRRYLARDKGTYGPMPRGTPKGLLGMPFNTTAIDGLYCVGDSCFPGQGVIAVAFSGVMCAHRVAADIGIEKKSRVLDVGLLGILGWLRTLA; from the exons atgaaaaaatatcagGGTCAGGCTCACAGCGGTTGGGTACCG GATGTAGTGAGTGCACAAACATTAGAACTCTTTGGTAANAATGCTCTACAGACGCCGATGATCAATGCAAGTATG GTTTTATGTGACAGGCACTATGGAGGAATTAACTACCCGGTTGGTGGCGTTGGTGGGATTGCCAAGTCTTTGGCAGAAGGACTTGTTGATCACGGAAGTGATATACTCTACAAGGCCAATGTAAAAAGCATAATACTTGATGATGGAAAGGCT GTCGGTGTTAGGCTAGCAGATGGAAGAGAATTTTTCgccaaaacaataatttcaaatgCTACAAGATGGGATACATTTG GgaaacttttaaaaggagaaaagcttccgaaagaagaagaaaatttccAGAAAGTCTATGTCAAGGCTCCATCATTTCTTTCAATCCACATGGGTGTTAAAGCAGAGGTTCTCCCTCCAGATACAGATTGCCATCATTTTGTGCTTGAG GACAACTGGAAGAATCTGGAGGAGCCTTATGGTAGTATTTTCCTCAGCATTCCAACCATTCTTGATCCATCTTTGGCTCCAGATGGTCGACATATACTTCACATATTTACAACTTCCTCAATTGAGGATTGGGAG GGACTCCCTCCAAAAGAGTATGAAgcgaaaaaggaagaagtggCTGCTGAAATAATACAGAGGCTAGAGAAAAAACTGTTTCCAGGGCTCAGTTCATCTATTACGTTTAAGGAG GTGGGAACACCAAGAACACACAGACGATATCTTGCTAGGGATAAGGGAACTTATGGGCCAATGCCTAGAGGAACCCCAAAAGGTTTATTAGGCATGCCGTTCAATACAACG GCTATCGATGGTCTATACTGTGTGGGGGATAGTTGCTTTCCTGGTCAGGGAGTAATAGCTGTGGCATTCTCAGGAGTAATGTGTGCTCATCGGGTAGCTGCTGATATTG GCATTGAGAAGAAATCACGGGTACTTGATGTTGGCCTTCTTGGTATACTTGGTTGGCTAAGGACACTCGCATAA
- the LOC104764820 gene encoding prolycopene isomerase, chloroplastic-like isoform X1, whose translation MNLCFQNPVERAHPSSLFFFSPLKTSNKLGSSSNLGFHVRFFENRKKKMKKSPMVMVKSVSSSSSSIAVEGTKRDETSTRESVYDAIVIGSGIGGLVAATQLAVKEAKVLVLEKYLIPGGSSGYYERDGYTFDVGSSVMFGFSDKGNLNLITQALKAVGRKMEVIPDPTTVHFHLPNDDLSVRIHREYDDFITELTSKFPHEKEGILGFYGDCWKIFNSLNSLELKSLEEPIYLFGQFFQKPLECLTLASYLPQNAGAIARKYIKDPQLLSFIDAECFIVSTVNALQTPMINASMVLCDRHYGGINYPVGGVGGIAKSLAEGLVDHGSDILYKANVKSIILDDGKAVGVRLADGREFFAKTIISNATRWDTFGKLLKGEKLPKEEENFQKVYVKAPSFLSIHMGVKAEVLPPDTDCHHFVLEDNWKNLEEPYGSIFLSIPTILDPSLAPDGRHILHIFTTSSIEDWEGLPPKEYEAKKEEVAAEIIQRLEKKLFPGLSSSITFKEVGTPRTHRRYLARDKGTYGPMPRGTPKGLLGMPFNTTAIDGLYCVGDSCFPGQGVIAVAFSGVMCAHRVAADIGIEKKSRVLDVGLLGILGWLRTLA comes from the exons ATGAATTTGTGTTTTCAAAATCCCGTAGAGCGTGCTCATCCTAgttccttgttcttcttctctccgtTGAAGACCTCGAATAAGCTGGGTTCTTCTTCCAATTTAGGGTTTCATGTTCGATTTTTTGagaatcggaagaagaagatgaagaaatcacCTATGGTTATGGTGAAatccgtttcttcttcttcttcttcaattgcgGTTGAAGGGACGAAGAGAGACGAAACAAGTACGAGAGAGAGTGTGTACGACGCCATTGTCATCGGCTCTGGGATTGGAGGACTGGTCGCTGCCACTCAGCTAGCTGTCAAAGAAGCTAAGGTTTTAGTTCTGGAGAAGTATTTGATTCCTGGTGGGAGCTCTGGCTATTACGAAAGAGATGGGTATACATTTGATGTTGGCTCTTCTGTCATGTTTGGTTTCAGCGATAAG GGGAATCTTAACTTGATAACTCAGGCGTTGAAGGCTGTTGGCCGTAAGATGGAGGTTATACCTGATCCTACCACTGTCCATTTCCATCTTCCCAATGATGATCTTTCAGTTAGGATTCATAGAGAATACGATGATTTCATCACTGAACTTACCAGCAAGTTTCCCCACGAAAAGGAAGGGATCCTTGGTTTCTATGGCGACTGCTGGAAG ATCTTCAACTCATTGAACTCTCTGGAATTAAAGTCACTAGAAGAGCCTATCTACCTTTTTGGACAGTTCTTTCAGAAACCGCTTGAATGCTTGACACTCG CTTCTTACTTGCCTCAAAATGCTGGGGCTATAGCTCGGAAGTACATAAAGGATCCTCAGTTATTGTCTTTCATTGATGCGGAG TGTTTCATTGTGAGTACAGTCAATGCTCTACAGACGCCGATGATCAATGCAAGTATG GTTTTATGTGACAGGCACTATGGAGGAATTAACTACCCGGTTGGTGGCGTTGGTGGGATTGCCAAGTCTTTGGCAGAAGGACTTGTTGATCACGGAAGTGATATACTCTACAAGGCCAATGTAAAAAGCATAATACTTGATGATGGAAAGGCT GTCGGTGTTAGGCTAGCAGATGGAAGAGAATTTTTCgccaaaacaataatttcaaatgCTACAAGATGGGATACATTTG GgaaacttttaaaaggagaaaagcttccgaaagaagaagaaaatttccAGAAAGTCTATGTCAAGGCTCCATCATTTCTTTCAATCCACATGGGTGTTAAAGCAGAGGTTCTCCCTCCAGATACAGATTGCCATCATTTTGTGCTTGAG GACAACTGGAAGAATCTGGAGGAGCCTTATGGTAGTATTTTCCTCAGCATTCCAACCATTCTTGATCCATCTTTGGCTCCAGATGGTCGACATATACTTCACATATTTACAACTTCCTCAATTGAGGATTGGGAG GGACTCCCTCCAAAAGAGTATGAAgcgaaaaaggaagaagtggCTGCTGAAATAATACAGAGGCTAGAGAAAAAACTGTTTCCAGGGCTCAGTTCATCTATTACGTTTAAGGAG GTGGGAACACCAAGAACACACAGACGATATCTTGCTAGGGATAAGGGAACTTATGGGCCAATGCCTAGAGGAACCCCAAAAGGTTTATTAGGCATGCCGTTCAATACAACG GCTATCGATGGTCTATACTGTGTGGGGGATAGTTGCTTTCCTGGTCAGGGAGTAATAGCTGTGGCATTCTCAGGAGTAATGTGTGCTCATCGGGTAGCTGCTGATATTG GCATTGAGAAGAAATCACGGGTACTTGATGTTGGCCTTCTTGGTATACTTGGTTGGCTAAGGACACTCGCATAA
- the LOC104764820 gene encoding prolycopene isomerase, chloroplastic-like isoform X2, producing the protein MGIHLMLALLSCLVSAIREQGNLNLITQALKAVGRKMEVIPDPTTVHFHLPNDDLSVRIHREYDDFITELTSKFPHEKEGILGFYGDCWKIFNSLNSLELKSLEEPIYLFGQFFQKPLECLTLASYLPQNAGAIARKYIKDPQLLSFIDAECFIVSTVNALQTPMINASMVLCDRHYGGINYPVGGVGGIAKSLAEGLVDHGSDILYKANVKSIILDDGKAVGVRLADGREFFAKTIISNATRWDTFGKLLKGEKLPKEEENFQKVYVKAPSFLSIHMGVKAEVLPPDTDCHHFVLEDNWKNLEEPYGSIFLSIPTILDPSLAPDGRHILHIFTTSSIEDWEGLPPKEYEAKKEEVAAEIIQRLEKKLFPGLSSSITFKEVGTPRTHRRYLARDKGTYGPMPRGTPKGLLGMPFNTTAIDGLYCVGDSCFPGQGVIAVAFSGVMCAHRVAADIGIEKKSRVLDVGLLGILGWLRTLA; encoded by the exons ATGGGTATACATTTGATGTTGGCTCTTCTGTCATGTTTGGTTTCAGCGATAAG GGAACAGGGGAATCTTAACTTGATAACTCAGGCGTTGAAGGCTGTTGGCCGTAAGATGGAGGTTATACCTGATCCTACCACTGTCCATTTCCATCTTCCCAATGATGATCTTTCAGTTAGGATTCATAGAGAATACGATGATTTCATCACTGAACTTACCAGCAAGTTTCCCCACGAAAAGGAAGGGATCCTTGGTTTCTATGGCGACTGCTGGAAG ATCTTCAACTCATTGAACTCTCTGGAATTAAAGTCACTAGAAGAGCCTATCTACCTTTTTGGACAGTTCTTTCAGAAACCGCTTGAATGCTTGACACTCG CTTCTTACTTGCCTCAAAATGCTGGGGCTATAGCTCGGAAGTACATAAAGGATCCTCAGTTATTGTCTTTCATTGATGCGGAG TGTTTCATTGTGAGTACAGTCAATGCTCTACAGACGCCGATGATCAATGCAAGTATG GTTTTATGTGACAGGCACTATGGAGGAATTAACTACCCGGTTGGTGGCGTTGGTGGGATTGCCAAGTCTTTGGCAGAAGGACTTGTTGATCACGGAAGTGATATACTCTACAAGGCCAATGTAAAAAGCATAATACTTGATGATGGAAAGGCT GTCGGTGTTAGGCTAGCAGATGGAAGAGAATTTTTCgccaaaacaataatttcaaatgCTACAAGATGGGATACATTTG GgaaacttttaaaaggagaaaagcttccgaaagaagaagaaaatttccAGAAAGTCTATGTCAAGGCTCCATCATTTCTTTCAATCCACATGGGTGTTAAAGCAGAGGTTCTCCCTCCAGATACAGATTGCCATCATTTTGTGCTTGAG GACAACTGGAAGAATCTGGAGGAGCCTTATGGTAGTATTTTCCTCAGCATTCCAACCATTCTTGATCCATCTTTGGCTCCAGATGGTCGACATATACTTCACATATTTACAACTTCCTCAATTGAGGATTGGGAG GGACTCCCTCCAAAAGAGTATGAAgcgaaaaaggaagaagtggCTGCTGAAATAATACAGAGGCTAGAGAAAAAACTGTTTCCAGGGCTCAGTTCATCTATTACGTTTAAGGAG GTGGGAACACCAAGAACACACAGACGATATCTTGCTAGGGATAAGGGAACTTATGGGCCAATGCCTAGAGGAACCCCAAAAGGTTTATTAGGCATGCCGTTCAATACAACG GCTATCGATGGTCTATACTGTGTGGGGGATAGTTGCTTTCCTGGTCAGGGAGTAATAGCTGTGGCATTCTCAGGAGTAATGTGTGCTCATCGGGTAGCTGCTGATATTG GCATTGAGAAGAAATCACGGGTACTTGATGTTGGCCTTCTTGGTATACTTGGTTGGCTAAGGACACTCGCATAA
- the LOC104764809 gene encoding monothiol glutaredoxin-S11-like — protein sequence MDKVMRMSSERGVVIFSKSSCCLSYAVQVLFQDLGVIPKIHEIDKDPECREIEKALMRLGCSKPVPAVFIGGKLVGSTNEVMSMHLSSSLVPLVKPYLC from the coding sequence ATGGACAAGGTTATGAGAATGTCGTCCGAAAGAGGGGTAGTTATATTCAGCAAGAGCTCGTGTTGTTTGTCCTACGCGGTTCAAGTTCTTTTCCAAGATCTCGGGGTTATCCCTAAGATTCACGAGATCGATAAGGACCCTGAATGCCGAGAGATCGAGAAGGCACTAATGAGGCTAGGGTGTTCAAAGCCGGTCCCAGCCGTCTTCATTGGTGGCAAGCTCGTTGGTTCGACCAATGAAGTAATGTCCATGCACCTTAGCAGCTCGCTTGTTCCCTTAGTGAAGCCATATCTATGTTAA
- the LOC104764792 gene encoding phospholipase A1-Igamma1, chloroplastic-like isoform X2 yields MATVPSHYLRLPHLINQNYSLSLKPHSTRITFPASSWPARAMSKTEEEASISPRLEQENFELTTAEEDIRRRDREETKESKSLKDTWRKIQGEDNWAGLMDPMDPVLRSELIRYGEMAQACYDAFDFDPFSRYCGSCRFTRRHLFESLGILDSGYEVARYLYATSNINLPNFFSKSRWSKVWSKNANWMGYVAVSDDEEATHGRLGRRDIAIAWRGTVTRLEWIADLKDYLKPVSGNGIRCPDPAVKVESGFLDLYTDKDTSCKFSKFSAREQVLTEVKRLVERYGDEEGEDLSITVTGHSLGGALAVLSGYDVAEMGLNRTRKGKVIPVTVFTYGGPRVGNIRFKERIEKLGVKVLRVVNEHDVVAKSPGLFLNERAPHALMKLAGGLPWCYCHVGEKLPLDHQNSPFLKPTVDLSTAHNLEALLHLLDGRQDLSVSKRKR; encoded by the exons ATGGCGACCGTTCCCTCCCACTACCTTCGTCTTCCTCATCTTATCAACCAAAACTACTCTCTTTCCCTCAAACCACACTCTACGCGTATTACTTTTCCGGCGAGTTCATGGCCGGCGAGGGCCATGTCGAAAACCGAAGAGGAGGCTTCTATTTCTCCAAGGCTCGAGCAGGAAAACTTTGAGCTGACGACGGCGGAGGAGGATATTCGCCGGCGGGACAGAGAAGAAACTAAAGAATCGAAGAGTTTGAAAGACACGTGGCGGAAGATCCAAGGAGAAGATAATTGGGCCGGGTTAATGGATCCGATGGACCCGGTTCTTAGATCCGAGCTGATCAGGTACGGGGAAATGGCCCAGGCCTGTTACGACGCCTTCGACTTCGATCCTTTCTCAAGGTACTGTGGGAGCTGCAGGTTCACGCGCCGTCACCTGTTCGAATCGCTCGGGATACTCGATTCCGGCTACGAGGTGGCGCGTTATCTCTACGCGACGTCGAACATCAACCTCCCCAACTTCTTCTCGAAATCTAGATGGTCCAAGGTGTGGAGCAAGAACGCCAACTGGATGGGATACGTGGCAGTTTCCGACGACGAAGAAGCCACGCACGGCCGACTCGGACGCCGGGATATCGCGATCGCGTGGAGAGGAACCGTCACGCGGCTCGAGTGGATAGCGGATCTCAAGGATTACCTCAAACCGGTATCCGGAAACGGAATCCGGTGTCCCGACCCGGCCGTTAAAGTCGAATCCGGTTTCCTCGATCTCTACACAGACAAAGACACGTCGTGCAAGTTCTCGAAATTCTCGGCGCGGGAGCAGGTTCTGACGGAAGTGAAGAGGCTGGTGGAGAGGTACGGAGACGAGGAAGGAGAAGATCTGAGCATCACCGTGACGGGACACAGCCTCGGCGGCGCATTGGCGGTGTTAAGCGGGTACGACGTGGCGGAGATGGGACTGAACAGAACTAGGAAAGGAAAAGTGATACCGGTGACGGTGTTCACGTACGGAGGACCGCGAGTCGGGAACATTCGGTTCAAGGAGAGGATCGAGAAACTAGGAGTAAAGGTGCTGAGGGTGGTGAACGAGCACGACGTCGTGGCGAAATCGCCGGGACTGTTCCTGAACGAGCGTGCGCCACACGCGCTAATGAAATTGGCGGGAGGGTTGCCGTGGTGTTACTGCCACGTGGGCGAAAAGCTGCCGTTAGATCATCAGAACTCGCCGTTCCTCAAACCAACCGTTGATCTTTCTACTGCTCATAACTTGGAAGCTCTGCTCCATCTCCTTGACGG gAGACAAGATCTCAGtgtatcaaaaagaaaaagataa
- the LOC104764792 gene encoding phospholipase A1-Igamma1, chloroplastic-like isoform X1 — translation MATVPSHYLRLPHLINQNYSLSLKPHSTRITFPASSWPARAMSKTEEEASISPRLEQENFELTTAEEDIRRRDREETKESKSLKDTWRKIQGEDNWAGLMDPMDPVLRSELIRYGEMAQACYDAFDFDPFSRYCGSCRFTRRHLFESLGILDSGYEVARYLYATSNINLPNFFSKSRWSKVWSKNANWMGYVAVSDDEEATHGRLGRRDIAIAWRGTVTRLEWIADLKDYLKPVSGNGIRCPDPAVKVESGFLDLYTDKDTSCKFSKFSAREQVLTEVKRLVERYGDEEGEDLSITVTGHSLGGALAVLSGYDVAEMGLNRTRKGKVIPVTVFTYGGPRVGNIRFKERIEKLGVKVLRVVNEHDVVAKSPGLFLNERAPHALMKLAGGLPWCYCHVGEKLPLDHQNSPFLKPTVDLSTAHNLEALLHLLDGSVLFIKCYFFLLQK, via the coding sequence ATGGCGACCGTTCCCTCCCACTACCTTCGTCTTCCTCATCTTATCAACCAAAACTACTCTCTTTCCCTCAAACCACACTCTACGCGTATTACTTTTCCGGCGAGTTCATGGCCGGCGAGGGCCATGTCGAAAACCGAAGAGGAGGCTTCTATTTCTCCAAGGCTCGAGCAGGAAAACTTTGAGCTGACGACGGCGGAGGAGGATATTCGCCGGCGGGACAGAGAAGAAACTAAAGAATCGAAGAGTTTGAAAGACACGTGGCGGAAGATCCAAGGAGAAGATAATTGGGCCGGGTTAATGGATCCGATGGACCCGGTTCTTAGATCCGAGCTGATCAGGTACGGGGAAATGGCCCAGGCCTGTTACGACGCCTTCGACTTCGATCCTTTCTCAAGGTACTGTGGGAGCTGCAGGTTCACGCGCCGTCACCTGTTCGAATCGCTCGGGATACTCGATTCCGGCTACGAGGTGGCGCGTTATCTCTACGCGACGTCGAACATCAACCTCCCCAACTTCTTCTCGAAATCTAGATGGTCCAAGGTGTGGAGCAAGAACGCCAACTGGATGGGATACGTGGCAGTTTCCGACGACGAAGAAGCCACGCACGGCCGACTCGGACGCCGGGATATCGCGATCGCGTGGAGAGGAACCGTCACGCGGCTCGAGTGGATAGCGGATCTCAAGGATTACCTCAAACCGGTATCCGGAAACGGAATCCGGTGTCCCGACCCGGCCGTTAAAGTCGAATCCGGTTTCCTCGATCTCTACACAGACAAAGACACGTCGTGCAAGTTCTCGAAATTCTCGGCGCGGGAGCAGGTTCTGACGGAAGTGAAGAGGCTGGTGGAGAGGTACGGAGACGAGGAAGGAGAAGATCTGAGCATCACCGTGACGGGACACAGCCTCGGCGGCGCATTGGCGGTGTTAAGCGGGTACGACGTGGCGGAGATGGGACTGAACAGAACTAGGAAAGGAAAAGTGATACCGGTGACGGTGTTCACGTACGGAGGACCGCGAGTCGGGAACATTCGGTTCAAGGAGAGGATCGAGAAACTAGGAGTAAAGGTGCTGAGGGTGGTGAACGAGCACGACGTCGTGGCGAAATCGCCGGGACTGTTCCTGAACGAGCGTGCGCCACACGCGCTAATGAAATTGGCGGGAGGGTTGCCGTGGTGTTACTGCCACGTGGGCGAAAAGCTGCCGTTAGATCATCAGAACTCGCCGTTCCTCAAACCAACCGTTGATCTTTCTACTGCTCATAACTTGGAAGCTCTGCTCCATCTCCTTGACGGGTCAGTCCTTTTTATtaaatgctatttttttttacttcaaaagtaa